A single Bufo bufo chromosome 6, aBufBuf1.1, whole genome shotgun sequence DNA region contains:
- the LOC121005789 gene encoding gastrula zinc finger protein XlCGF49.1-like has protein sequence MWKMFVSISNLYEHQYTHRREKPFSCSECGKCFNQKSALVKHKRIHTEEKTFLCLECGKCFALKRYLLTHQRTHTGVKPFSCLECGKCFNRKSDLVKHQRTHTGEKPFLCLECGKRFSVKKCLVTHQRTHTGEKPYSCSECEKSFNQKSALITHRRIHTGEKPYSCSECGKSFPRKYHLVTHQKTHTGEKPYLCLKCGKSFPRKSHLVRHQKVHKREMPSSCLASY, from the coding sequence atgtggaaaatgtttgtaAGCATTTCTAATCTTTATGAACATCAGTACACTCATAgaagggagaagccattttcatgttcagaatgtgggaaatgttttaaccagaaatcagctcttgttaaacataaaagaattcacacagaggagaagacatttttatgtttagaatgtgggaaatgttttgctctAAAAAGATATTTGCTTACGcatcaaagaactcacacaggggtaaAGCCAttctcatgtttagaatgtggaaaatgtttcaaCCGTAAATCAGACCTTGTTAAAcatcaaagaactcacacaggggagaagccatttttatgtttagaatgtggaaaacgtttttctgtaaaaaaatgtctggttacacatcaaagaactcacacaggggagaagccatattcatgttcagaatgtgagaaaagtTTTAACCAAAAATCAGCTCTTATTACACATCggcgaattcacacaggggagaagccatattcatgttcagaatgtgggaaatcttttccCCGGAAATaccatcttgttacacatcaaaaaactcacacaggggagaagccatatttatgtttaaaatgtggaaaatcttttccccggaaatcacatcttgttagacatcaaaAAGTTCACAAAAGAGAGATGCCATCTTCATGTCTAGCTAGTTACTGA